The genomic stretch CTTGTAATatagaataagagaagaagaagacacaAAATTGAGGGAAAGAGAGAGAAATTCTTATTCATATGTGTACAATAGACTAACATTAGAACCTTtatttatagggctagacacaagggcatccaGTAATAAACGGGATTTAGCCaagatattcttaacataattacacgtttataacaagtagtttatattttattttatttttatttttgaagcaagTAGTtatattgaatggtgatgatttcCCTTAACTGAAACAATTTGATAATCAGGGCTTGGAAATACAAGAAGAAATCAACAACGGCGAAAATAAATAATCCAGAATTAAAGAGAACTAAATTTATTATTAATAAATATCGTACTCGCTGCCTAGCTCTGTATCCAATaacaagggatcaagcacagTGTAGGTATAACTTTCACATTCAATAAACTTTGCCGAAGGGAAAACATAttgtttagtttttatttttcggtccgcgagttataaccccaaaggtgtcactatacATTCACAAaaaacccgccaaaacaaaagtaacacaaaaaccccaaaaaacaaaattttgataaaatttgatgaaaccttgTAGAATTttacgaaaccaatttttggtttcatcataaaatttgatgaaaccaattttgaaatttggggtttttttatcgattttttaaaatttgggatttttgtatcacaagtttggtcaccttgagtttttatgactagttttgtttatttttatttattttttatttatttatttttttctaaagAGGGAAGCTCATATCACTacaaaaaacttaatatattacAGCACCCTATAATTATGGCATAAACCCCTACTAATGTCGCGATAACCTGTGTAGCAAGAAGTCTGTTTTGCAGCACCAACCTTATTGCTACAGCAAGAGATTATACTTTTTTACCGTATGGCGTTGCAGGGGCTAAACTCGTTTTCAAACTGATTACAAAAATTGCAAGATCAGCACGTCAAACTACAGATCCATAATTGAAGAGAAAATTTAACCTTCTTATTCACATTTTGTAATGGACATAGGAACGGTTACAAGCACCACGTATTCTAAGATCACTGCAAAaaggaataataataaataaatatgtattGTCTAACATTCTTCCATTGCAAGAATAATTACCAGTAAGATTAGATATTGAGTGACAGAATGAGTGCATGGAAACGAAAGGAGAAAACAAAACCGCAAACGAATATATATGTAACAGATACAGAGTTCAAGAAAAATTATTCTCAAGTTTGTACTTCACCGAAAAGAGGAAGATAGATAATTGTTTATCCAAAACAAGAGATCAAGCAGAACGTATTTCTAAGTTCCACGTACAATAATTGTTTAATGTTCAATAGCGTTGCCATATTGCGGAAGGGGGAAACAACATATTACCTAGCATTCGTtcacttcttcttcgtttttgctTTCTTCCATTGTTTTCAGACCTTGTCTTTTGCAAATAGGGCAAACGTTCTTCCTTACCAACCATTATGTTATGCAGTCTTCATGGTATTCATGTTGGCAATCAAGAGTGGCAATCTTATCCTTGTTCTCATATCCATCCTGACATATGGTGCAAATTTCATTCTTTTCTTCCGTAGAGTCTGCAGATGTTGTGTGAACTCTTGTTTTCAGATGACTTGAGATAGTTTCTTTTGGTAATCCTCTTTGTACCATGCCAATCCTTTCTCCCAGTTCCATTAGTTCCTCATGGCTCATTCCATCTACATCTAATGGACCAACGTTAGGGTTCAGCAAGAGAAGCATGTTAGTACCATATTGACGACGTCTCACTCCATCTTCATTAGGGAAGAAAACTGCAACTGTGTAAGTCCCTTGTTGATTTTGATCGTCCTGGCTATTGGAATTTGATCCTTCAGCGGAAACTAAACTCTCTTCTTCCACAGTCTCATCATCATCACTAACATTATCGTGTAACGCATCCTCCTCTATCTGTCTATCAATCTGCTGGAGAAATAATTGTTCGATTAACCTCTCAAGATTCTCCTGACTAGAACTTGACCCGgaactgttgctgttgttgtcgtCTGCTGCAGATGTATCATCTATCCCTTGACGATGATTTGACTGGTTTGAATCCGGCCCTTCCCTTTGCCGACGATATTGTTGATCCAAATCTTGTGATGTAGGACTAGAAGGTTGACTAGGCTGCGCGCCTTCATGACCAACTTTGTTCTCCATGACTAACATATAGTATtaatcttcttgttcttcaactgGTTTTCAATCTTCTTGCTATTTCTAGCTGACAATCAAATTTGTCTCTGGTTTTCAATCTtctcttgttttcttgttttcacgGGTAAAAAAGTGTGTTTTAAGATCACAACCTATGTTGCTCCTTGTATACCTTGGCTAAACCGGCTATGTACTTGGAAAAGAATACCGAAAATATTGAACTTATTTTGATAAACCGACTTAATTAGGGCCTTCCTAATATGGAAACTTGTCCAATAATAATTACTACTACTGATGATACAATCCTGACCCAGATGGAAAAACCTTGAGCTTACCAATACCGCGTTTGGCGATCAGTTCCTTATCTCTGAGTGATGGTAGTTCTGTCTCTGTGAACAATACCATGGCAGGTTTATCCTTTGGCATGTGTGGAAGGCTAGATGCTCTAAATTTTTTGATAATGTACGGGCAAGTGTGATGCAACTAGCGTCACTCAGCATAGTCATGGTTTCAATCAACTAGCCAACTGGAATAGTGGAAAGAAAACCTTCACAGACTTGTTGTGTGGCGGCGGGCAACAGCTTGAGTTAGGAGTTCTTACTGCacatgattgttcaatttcaaatAGAATTGGTGTTGTTTGTAATAGACAATATATTATATTTAGAGATGATATATTTAGAGATATTTAGTTACCATAATATTCTGGGAGAATACCAGATTTTCTGTAATACTCAAACTCTATTTATATGAGTTTatggaataataataattaaggatTGATTAACATCCGACATGGTATCACGAGGCCAACCTCGatccatcttcttctttctctaaGTTACCAATAATCATCCATGGCAAGTGACAAAAAATCCTTACATCCGGCTTTCGCCGTTTCTAACATCAAAGTTTTGATCCCTATTACTCTAGATATTAAACAAGATGAATATTCTTCATGGGTTTTCCTTTTCCAACTTCATCTACAAGCACACAAACTCCTTTTTCTTATTGACGATTCCGCTCCACCACCAGATCTTGATGCTGCCACCATATTACAACTTGATGCCCTCTGCCGtcaatggatgttctccaccatggccaAAGATTTGATGCTTACAGTTCTCAAAACTGGTAAAACTGCGAAAGAGTTATGGAATCATCTTAAAAATCTTTTCCAAGACAACAAA from Papaver somniferum cultivar HN1 unplaced genomic scaffold, ASM357369v1 unplaced-scaffold_131, whole genome shotgun sequence encodes the following:
- the LOC113332298 gene encoding uncharacterized protein LOC113332298 → MENKVGHEGAQPSQPSSPTSQDLDQQYRRQREGPDSNQSNHRQGIDDTSAADDNNSNSSGSSSSQENLERLIEQLFLQQIDRQIEEDALHDNVSDDDETVEEESLVSAEGSNSNSQDDQNQQGTYTVAVFFPNEDGVRRRQYGTNMLLLLNPNVGPLDVDGMSHEELMELGERIGMVQRGLPKETISSHLKTRVHTTSADSTEEKNEICTICQDGYENKDKIATLDCQHEYHEDCIT